From Dreissena polymorpha isolate Duluth1 chromosome 15, UMN_Dpol_1.0, whole genome shotgun sequence, a single genomic window includes:
- the LOC127860545 gene encoding uncharacterized protein LOC127860545, whose amino-acid sequence MSSRPTTRLPEVALSEIPARKELLYQLKCLLIATYAVSGFLLVFGLAAVLVTAPDYEYPISVGGGCFFAVTGFAHSVVGNLFLIEARKPLSPSGEESSCYRRITWSGTQWIVLWTNVIGFLLSMVFSAVFPMNTCIKRLADKNSNHGVCNPNPVTNLVLALFVFILSLWLMGLQVVFYIKKRSKVMNRGSPRRSDDADNNAVSGAFRRVKQTKRLVLQYIQTPASQTKR is encoded by the exons ATGAGCTCCAGACCAACAACTCGACTACCCGAAGTCGCCCTTAGCGAGATACCAG CCAGAAAGGAGCTTTTATATCAACTAAAGTGCCTCCTAATAGCGACATACGCCGTGTCCGGATTTCTGCTGGTGTTCGGACTAGCGGCTGTCCTAGTTACCGCCCCGGACTACGAGTACCCAATTAGCGTCGGGGGAGGCTGTTTCTTTGCCGTCACA GGGTTTGCCCATTCAGTTGTCGGCAACCTTTTTCTGATAGAGGCTCGGAAACCTTTGTCACCTTCTGGTGAAGAGAGCAGTTGTTACCGTCGAATCACATGG AGCGGGACACAGTGGATCGTGCTTTGGACGAACGTAATTGGCTTCCttctttccatggtgttttctgCCGTTTTCCCAATGAACACGTGCATCAAACGTCTGGCAGACAAGAACTCGAATCACGGCGTCTGTAACCCGAATCCAGTCACCAATCTTGTGCTTGCCTTATTTGTATTCATCCTTTCTCTTTGGTTAATGGGACTGCAAGTAGTTTTCTATATCAAGAAGCGGTCGAAGGTGATGAACAGGGGTTCTCCACGGAGGTCGGATGACGCCGACAACAACGCCGTAAGTGGCGCCTTTCGACGCGTAAAGCAGACTAAGCGATTGGTTCTGCAGTACATTCAAACCCCTGCGTCGCAG